From Chryseobacterium sp. IHB B 17019, one genomic window encodes:
- a CDS encoding tetratricopeptide repeat protein — MRKHLLFLALASFSLNFYAQDKKAAEECFQKADYKCAEEQYSKLAQSEKIQQIQSEYYNYLGTAQRRLGKTSSAFKSYESALKANPMSAAVYANLGSIHGQKGNKQAALDYLNKGLQITPENAEMYLTRAKIYENLGKKDLAAKDLNQILNFAPDNIYARTGLANLKKNSGDLEGALKDYNQLIAEKPESLLYSGRADVYYKLKKNKEALTDVNKAISIDPKFAQAYVNKALILFETAKAKEACASLDKAVSLGYEKPLLLDYYSKCEVKK; from the coding sequence ATGAGAAAACATTTATTATTTTTAGCACTAGCTTCATTTTCATTAAATTTTTACGCTCAGGATAAAAAAGCAGCTGAAGAATGCTTCCAAAAAGCAGACTACAAATGCGCCGAGGAACAGTATTCCAAATTGGCCCAAAGCGAAAAAATCCAACAAATACAATCTGAATATTATAATTATCTTGGGACCGCCCAAAGAAGGCTAGGGAAGACTTCCTCAGCTTTCAAATCCTACGAATCTGCTCTAAAGGCTAATCCGATGTCGGCGGCTGTGTATGCTAACTTAGGCTCGATTCATGGACAGAAGGGAAATAAGCAGGCTGCCCTGGACTACCTTAACAAAGGGCTTCAAATAACACCCGAAAATGCAGAAATGTATCTTACCCGTGCTAAGATTTATGAAAACTTAGGAAAAAAAGATCTTGCTGCGAAAGATTTAAATCAAATTTTAAATTTTGCACCCGACAATATTTACGCCAGAACTGGTCTAGCCAATTTGAAAAAGAATAGCGGCGATCTTGAAGGTGCCCTGAAAGATTATAATCAATTGATTGCTGAAAAACCGGAATCTCTTTTGTACAGCGGAAGAGCCGATGTTTATTATAAGTTAAAGAAAAATAAAGAAGCTCTTACAGACGTAAACAAAGCCATTTCTATTGATCCGAAATTTGCCCAGGCTTACGTGAATAAAGCATTAATTTTATTTGAAACGGCAAAAGCTAAAGAAGCCTGTGCAAGCCTTGACAAAGCCGTAAGTTTAGGATATGAAAAGCCTTTGCTGCTTGATTATTATTCTAAATGTGAAGTGAAAAAATAA
- a CDS encoding 23S rRNA (pseudouridine(1915)-N(3))-methyltransferase RlmH → MQISLLCIGKTDDKEITSLISYYLKRLPKHWNFTIIEIPDVKNAKNLSPELLKKEEAKLFLSYIDKNDLTVILDEKGKQFTSREFAQKIDVWMNSSVKKIHILIGGAYGFSEEIYNRANEKMSLSKMTFTHQMIRLFIVEQLYRADQILQGKPYHND, encoded by the coding sequence ATGCAGATCAGTTTGCTTTGTATCGGGAAAACGGACGATAAGGAAATCACTTCCCTCATCAGTTATTATCTTAAGCGCCTCCCAAAACACTGGAATTTTACCATCATTGAAATTCCTGATGTAAAGAATGCCAAAAACCTTTCTCCCGAGCTTTTAAAGAAAGAAGAAGCAAAATTATTTTTAAGCTATATTGATAAAAATGATCTGACAGTAATTCTGGATGAAAAAGGAAAACAATTTACCAGTCGGGAATTTGCACAAAAAATTGACGTCTGGATGAATTCTTCGGTGAAAAAAATTCATATTCTGATTGGAGGAGCTTACGGATTTTCAGAAGAAATATACAATAGGGCCAATGAAAAAATGTCGTTATCTAAAATGACCTTCACACACCAAATGATCCGGCTGTTTATTGTGGAACAGCTCTACCGCGCAGATCAGATTTTGCAGGGTAAGCCTTATCATAATGATTAG